The Lycium barbarum isolate Lr01 chromosome 10, ASM1917538v2, whole genome shotgun sequence genome includes a region encoding these proteins:
- the LOC132612609 gene encoding alkane hydroxylase MAH1-like yields the protein MGYFEIFIAIFFFLVFWLWALGHSNKNGLPRNYPFVGMFPTLILNLHRIHELIVEVLSKTGGTFLLKGPWFTNMDILTTVNPANVHYIMSSNFPNFRKGPEFKKIFHIFGDGIFNSDFDSWKDQRKLAKEMITHQIFRKRLIKTSWDKVENGLIPVLEFMVKDGRVVDLQDVFKRFSFDTTFKLVMGFDPGCLSLDLPDTPFSKAMDDVNYVWFIRHVLPESIWKLQKWLGTGTEMKLGKAEELIDQIIFKYTSMKRDELSSGEKMKHDEDGFDLLTSYMVLNDGETKRELKFDDKFLRDTMFNFMVAGRDGISACLTWFIWLVFTHPEVEKNIREELKAIIPEKEGRKRRAFMVEELKNVVYLHAALCETLRLYPPIAFEHKTPQEPNILPSDHRVHPKLRVIFNMYAMGRMELIWAKDALEFKPERWTSDRGTLKHEPSSKFFAFNAGPRTCIGKEVAFTQMKTAAAAIIHNYKIEMVKGHAVCPNFDVMLYMKHGFRVRTKKRWA from the coding sequence ATGGGGTATTTTGAAATCTTTATagcaatttttttctttcttgtgtTCTGGCTCTGGGCTTTAGGACATAGTAATAAAAATGGCTTACCAAGAAATTACCCATTTGTTGGGATGTTTCCAACGCTTATTCTAAATCTTCATAGAATCCATGAACTGATTGTAGAGGTTCTTTCAAAAACAGGAGGTACTTTCTTGCTGAAAGGCCCTTGGTTTACTAATATGGACATTCTTACCACAGTGAATCCTGCAAATGTACACTATATCATGAGTTCGAATTTCCCAAATTTTAGGAAAGGGCCAGAATTCAAGAAAATATTCCACATTTTTGGCGACGGAATTTTCAATTCCGACTTTGATTCGTGGAAGGATCAGAGGAAACTCGCCAAAGAAATGATCACTCATCAGATATTCCGCAAGCGTTTGATAAAAACCAGCTGGGACAAGGTCGAAAATGGCCTTATTCCGGTCCTCGAATTCATGGTCAAAGATGGCAGAGTTGTTGATTTGCAAGATGTTTTCAAGAGATTCTCATTTGATACAACATTTAAATTAGTAATGGGCTTTGATCCTGGCTGCCTCTCTCTTGACCTCCCTGACACTCCCTTCTCAAAAGCCATGGATGATGTTAATTATGTCTGGTTCATACGCCATGTATTGCCCGAAAGCATCTGGAAGTTGCAAAAATGGCTTGGAACTGGGACAGAGATGAAACTAGGCAAAGCAGAGGAACTAATTGACCAAATTATATTTAAGTATACATCGATGAAACGTGACGAATTGAGCAGTGGAGAGAAAATGAAGCACGATGAAGATGGTTTCGACTTATTAACATCATACATGGTACTCAATGACGGAGAAACAAAAAGAGAGTTGAAGTTTGATGATAAGTTCTTGAGGGACACCATGTTTAACTTCATGGTCGCAGGGCGCGATGGAATTAGTGCTTGCCTTACTTGGTTCATTTGGCTAGTTTTCACACACCCTGAGGTTGAAAAGAACATAAGGGAAGAACTTAAGGCGATCATCCCGGAGAAAGAAGGCAGAAAACGGAGGGCTTTTATGGTGGAAGAGTTGAAAAATGTTGTTTATTTACATGCTGCATTGTGTGAAACGCTGAGGCTATACCCCCCTATTGCGTTCGAGCACAAGACTCCACAAGAACCTAATATTCTCCCAAGTGATCATCGTGTTCATCCCAAGCTGAGAGTGATATTTAATATGTACGCAATGGGGAGGATGGAATTAATTTGGGCAAAGGATGCCTTAGAATTCAAGCCAGAGAGATGGACTTCAGATCGTGGAACACTGAAACATGAGCCATCTTCCAAGTTCTTTGCTTTCAATGCAGGGCCAAGGACTTGTATAGGGAAAGAAGTGGCTTTTACTCAAATGAAAACTGCTGCTGCTGCTATCATCCATAATTACAAGATTGAAATGGTGAAAGGTCATGCGGTTTGCCCTAATTTCGATGTTATGCTTTACATGAAACATGGCTTCAGAGTTAGGACTAAGAAGAGGTGGGCATAG
- the LOC132614757 gene encoding indole-3-pyruvate monooxygenase YUCCA6-like, translating into MDYLIEIKDKRSHDPFFNKNNKMMKRCVYVEGPVIIGAGPSGLAAAACLKQKGVPSLVLERSNCIASLWQLKTYDRLCLHLSKQFCELPLMSFPEDFPTYPTKNQFIKYLELYAITFDIRPVFNQTVVCANYDQNLGFWRVRTDTTEYVSRQLIVATGENAEAVVPGIEGMEQFGGSIMHASLYKSGEKFRGKKVLVVGCGNSGMEVCLDLCNHDASPSLVVRNTVHVLPREMLGKSTFGLSMWLLKWLPVRLVDQFLLITSWLLLGDTARLGLVRPKIGPLELKNLFGKTPVLDVGTLAKIKSGDIKVCSGIRRLLKHHMVEFVNGQTEEFDAIIMATGYKSNVPSWLKETEMFSEEDGLPKRPFPNGWKGECGLYAVGFTKRGLLGASMDAKKIAEDIHHYFQ; encoded by the exons ATGGACTACTTGATAGAAATAAAAGACAAAAGGTCTCATGATCCTTTTTTCAACAAAAACAACAAGATGATGAAGAGATGTGTATACGTTGAGGGACCGGTGATCATTGGAGCAGGGCCATCAGGACTAGCGGCTGCAGCATGTTTGAAGCAAAAAGGAGTTCCAAGTTTGGTATTAGAGAGATCCAATTGCATAGCTTCTTTATGGCAACTCAAAACTTATGATCGTCTCTGCCTTCATTTGTCTAAGCAATTCTGTGAACTTCCTCTCATGTCATTCCCCGAAGATTTCCCGACTTACCCCACGAAGAACCAGTTTATTAAGTACTTGGAGCTATATGCCATTACGTTTGATATTAGGCCCGTTTTCAATCAAACGGTTGTATGTGCTAATTACGATCAGAATCTCGGGTTCTGGAGGGTGAGGACGGACACAACAGAGTATGTTAGCCGGCAGCTAATCGTGGCGACGGGGGAGAATGCAGAGGCAGTGGTACCTGGAATTGAAGGAATGGAGCAATTTGGTGGAAGTATAATGCATGCAAGCTTGTATAAAAGTGGGGAAAAGTTTAGAGGGAAAAAGGTGTTGGTAGTTGGATGTGGGAATTCAGGAATGGAGGTGTGTTTGGATCTATGTAATCATGATGCAAGCCCTTCCCTCGTGGTTAGAAATACt GTGCATGTCCTACCACGAGAGATGCTCGGGAAATCAACTTTTGGGCTATCCATGTGGCTACTGAAGTGGTTGCCCGTGCGACTTGTCGATCAATTTCTGTTGATTACTTCTTGGTTATTGCTCGGTGACACAGCTCGACTCGGCTTGGTTCGGCCTAAGATAGGGCCACTAGAGCTAAAAAACTTGTTTGGAAAAACCCCAGTGCTTGACGTTGGGACACTTGCTAAGATTAAAAGTGGTGATATTAAG GTATGTTCTGGAATTAGGAGATTATTAAAGCATCACATGGTGGAATTTGTGAATGGGCAAACGGAAGAATTTGATGCAATAATCATGGCAACTGGTTACAAAAGCAATGTGCCATCGTGGCTAAAA GAAACAGAGATGTTCTCAGAAGAAGATGGTCTACCAAAAAGGCCATTTCCCAATGGGTGGAAAGGAGAGTGTGGGCTTTATGCAGTGGGATTCACCAAACGTGGCTTGCTTGGTGCTTCCATGGATGCCAAGAAAATTGCTGAGGACATTCATCATTATTTTCAATGA